Proteins from a single region of Pseudopedobacter saltans DSM 12145:
- a CDS encoding triple tyrosine motif-containing protein, producing MRFNTNLSVYSLLAVLLFFYPKLYAGIDIQKVGVPFIENYTKSQYKAANQNWAITQDEHNIIYVANNEGLLTFDGSIWKHFEANNKIILRAVAADGKGKVFTGGFEDFGYWHYDSKGILRYKSLTPLLPKGVSLTDEIWKIYIDGHRVLFQSFSKIFIYENGKIKTVDDKEAQSQPYLFLHKVGRKFFVEVINRGLYELKGNKILPINGSEFLGQTGILSMLPFENQKILIGTAKNGLFLYDGSKFEKWENKADDYLKTYQLNNGVKVFEDYYAFGTILKGVVILDKEGNVVQQIEKSNGLQNNTILGLLVDKEQNLWCALDNGIDRIEINSPLYFYLDKSGKFGTIYSSIIHNGYIYLGTNQGLFYSSWIGKDQKKQSFEFNLVKNSQGQVWDLSVFDNNLICGHNTGTYLVNGTELEKISPVNGGWFITRSNLNPEILIQGTYTGLVTYKRNPQGKFEMLHRLTGFSGPLRYVQQDDKGYLWVSHVYKGVFKLKLSADYSKVTEFREYGINNGLPSDYKINIFNLNGRIVFSTDKGFYIYDEIDDNFHNYSQLNSKLGSFSKSNKIIKADGNQYWFIRKGNISFVDFGKPGQLDIDSNMFRVLKDRMFRDYENVNKINNDFYLISIDDGFVVFNKADQIGKGEKLPKVIIGQMETTGNAFSIISNLGLLGRDITINNRDKNIRINYSLPYYKLGDIKYQYALDGYSSQWSEWSNQAQKDFTNLPSGDYVFKVRAKFNEQLISGVSELKFTIQPPFYATKLAFLIYIILLIFIAFYLSRWYKKNLIRHQQKIEERMQREKEEQLKEESIINEQKLIKLKAEKLEAELMSKAREATNSAMNIVYKNELLQKIREEIQELKDENGKKLSEDQLRRIQKVIDEGMTDERDWDLFEKSFNGTHENFFHKLKVNHPDLVPNDLKLCAYLRMNMSSKEMASLLNITLRGVEIRRYRLRKKLQVPHDKNLVEFLMEL from the coding sequence ATGAGATTTAACACGAACCTTTCAGTTTACAGTTTATTAGCAGTCCTTTTATTTTTTTATCCGAAACTTTACGCAGGTATTGATATCCAAAAAGTAGGAGTACCTTTTATAGAGAATTATACCAAATCCCAGTACAAAGCAGCAAATCAGAATTGGGCGATAACGCAGGATGAGCACAACATTATTTATGTGGCAAATAATGAAGGCCTATTAACATTTGATGGAAGTATCTGGAAGCATTTCGAAGCCAATAATAAAATTATTCTTCGAGCGGTAGCCGCAGATGGGAAGGGGAAAGTATTTACCGGCGGTTTTGAAGATTTTGGCTATTGGCACTACGACTCTAAGGGTATTTTACGGTATAAAAGTCTGACTCCTTTGTTACCAAAAGGCGTAAGTTTAACCGATGAAATCTGGAAAATATATATAGACGGCCATCGTGTATTGTTTCAGTCATTCTCAAAAATTTTTATCTATGAAAATGGAAAAATCAAAACTGTGGATGACAAAGAAGCCCAGAGTCAGCCTTATTTGTTTCTACACAAGGTTGGACGTAAATTCTTTGTAGAGGTAATTAATAGGGGGCTTTACGAGTTAAAGGGTAATAAGATACTTCCTATTAATGGAAGCGAGTTTTTGGGACAAACCGGAATCTTAAGTATGCTACCTTTCGAAAATCAAAAGATACTGATTGGTACAGCAAAAAATGGATTGTTTTTATACGATGGCAGTAAGTTTGAAAAATGGGAAAATAAAGCAGATGATTATTTAAAAACTTATCAACTGAACAATGGAGTAAAGGTTTTTGAAGACTATTATGCATTTGGAACTATTTTAAAAGGAGTGGTTATTTTGGATAAGGAAGGAAATGTGGTTCAGCAAATCGAAAAATCCAACGGACTCCAGAATAACACAATCTTGGGGTTATTAGTAGATAAGGAGCAGAATCTTTGGTGTGCGCTGGATAATGGAATAGACAGGATAGAAATCAATTCACCATTATATTTTTATTTAGATAAGTCCGGGAAGTTTGGTACGATTTACTCCAGCATTATACATAATGGCTATATCTATTTGGGTACTAATCAAGGTCTGTTTTATAGTAGCTGGATTGGTAAGGACCAGAAAAAGCAAAGTTTTGAATTCAATTTGGTGAAAAATAGCCAGGGACAGGTGTGGGATTTATCCGTGTTTGATAATAACCTGATTTGCGGTCACAATACAGGAACTTATTTGGTAAATGGTACCGAATTGGAAAAAATATCACCTGTAAATGGAGGATGGTTTATTACGCGATCCAATCTTAATCCTGAGATTCTTATTCAGGGCACATATACGGGACTGGTTACTTATAAAAGAAACCCTCAGGGGAAATTTGAAATGTTACATAGACTGACTGGTTTTTCGGGACCATTAAGATATGTTCAACAAGATGATAAAGGGTACCTCTGGGTTAGTCATGTTTATAAAGGAGTATTTAAACTGAAGCTGTCTGCAGATTATTCAAAAGTTACAGAATTCAGGGAATATGGTATAAATAATGGCTTACCAAGTGATTATAAGATCAACATATTTAATCTTAACGGGAGAATCGTATTCTCCACCGATAAGGGATTTTATATTTATGACGAAATAGACGATAACTTCCACAATTATAGCCAGCTGAATAGTAAACTGGGATCCTTTTCAAAATCAAATAAGATTATAAAGGCAGACGGCAACCAATATTGGTTCATCAGAAAAGGAAATATCTCTTTTGTTGATTTTGGAAAGCCGGGACAGCTGGACATAGATTCTAATATGTTTAGGGTTCTTAAAGACAGAATGTTTAGAGACTATGAAAATGTCAATAAAATCAATAATGATTTTTATCTGATCAGTATTGATGATGGTTTTGTAGTATTTAATAAAGCTGATCAAATAGGAAAAGGAGAAAAGTTACCAAAGGTTATTATTGGTCAAATGGAGACAACCGGTAATGCTTTCTCTATTATATCCAATTTGGGACTTCTTGGTAGAGACATAACCATAAACAATCGGGATAAAAATATCAGAATCAACTATTCTCTTCCTTATTATAAGCTTGGAGATATCAAATACCAATATGCTTTAGATGGTTATTCCTCTCAATGGTCAGAATGGAGTAACCAGGCACAAAAGGACTTTACCAATTTACCTTCGGGAGATTATGTATTTAAGGTTCGGGCAAAATTTAATGAACAGCTAATTTCAGGAGTTTCAGAACTTAAATTTACTATTCAACCACCGTTTTACGCAACAAAATTAGCATTTCTGATTTATATTATACTTCTGATATTCATTGCTTTTTATTTATCACGATGGTATAAGAAGAATCTGATCAGACATCAGCAAAAAATAGAGGAAAGGATGCAGAGGGAAAAGGAAGAACAATTAAAGGAAGAAAGTATCATTAATGAGCAAAAGCTGATAAAATTAAAAGCTGAGAAATTGGAAGCTGAATTAATGAGCAAGGCTCGGGAGGCAACAAATTCGGCGATGAATATTGTTTATAAAAATGAATTATTACAAAAAATTCGGGAAGAAATTCAGGAATTGAAAGATGAGAATGGTAAGAAATTATCTGAAGACCAGTTAAGGAGAATTCAGAAAGTTATAGACGAAGGAATGACAGATGAAAGGGATTGGGATTTATTTGAAAAAAGCTTTAACGGTACTCATGAAAATTTTTTCCATAAGCTGAAAGTGAATCACCCTGATTTAGTTCCTAATGATTTAAAACTTTGTGCCTATCTAAGAATGAATATGAGTAGTAAAGAAATGGCCTCTTTACTTAACATTACCCTAAGAGGTGTTGAAATTCGAAGATATAGATTACGTAAAAAATTG
- a CDS encoding DNA gyrase/topoisomerase IV subunit A yields MEENEDEILHNVIPISGLYENWFLDYASYVILDRAVPHINDGLKPVQRRILHSLKEMDDGRFNKVANVIGNTMKYHPHGDASIGDAMVQIGQKDLLIDTQGNWGDPITGDSAAAARYIEGRLSKFALEVVFNPDTTDWQLSYDGRNREPVTLPVKFPLLLAQGAEGIAVGLATKVMPHNFIELIDASIEVLRGNRPNILPDFPTGGLADFSQYNEGQRGGKIRVRAKISELDKKTLVISEIPYSTTTTGLIDSIIAANDKGKIKIKKIEDNTAKNVEIVIHLAPGISPDLTIDALYAFTACETSISPNTCVIKKDKPHFMSVNDILIESTNYTKALLKRELEIKLHDLQEKIFFSSLLKIFIQEGMYKNPEYENSSNFEEVVKVLHRLFDPFKSSLYREIEAEDFKKLIDKPMSSITRFDVKKADEQMAALEKDITLVKKNLRHLTDFAIDYFLRLKDKFGKGRERKTEIRAFDRVEAAHVALANVKFYVNREDGFVGTGLKKDEYLFDCSDIDDIIVFREDGSFIVTKVQDKTFVGKGILHVGIFKKNDDRTTYNMIYRDGKSGTAYIKRFAVGGVTRDKEYDLTKGTKGSKVLYFTANPNGEAEVVNIALKPMSKLRKLSFDIDFAEIAIKGRGSQGNIATKFAIKKITLKSKGVSTLAGRKIWYDDIVKRLNENGHGKFLGEFQAEDKILCVFEDGSYELSSFDLTNHFDDKMIRIEKYDPERIYAAIHLDGKSKNYYIKRFKFEDIAIGKRFGFINEDPGSKLLILTKAKNPIVKIESLKGKTQLHDEVEVDLSEMIDVKGIKAQGNRLSPNDVQKVTLLTEEETEEKEELDEENIDVEGGFDESEDESAEEETETPLETPKPKFVSDFKQTKKVDFEITNPEDLEDNGQLDLF; encoded by the coding sequence ATGGAAGAAAACGAAGACGAAATATTACATAATGTAATACCTATTTCCGGATTGTACGAAAATTGGTTTTTAGATTATGCTTCATACGTAATTTTAGATAGGGCAGTACCTCATATCAATGACGGACTAAAACCAGTACAGCGTCGTATCCTTCACTCGCTGAAGGAAATGGATGACGGTCGTTTTAATAAGGTGGCGAACGTTATTGGTAATACCATGAAATACCATCCGCATGGAGATGCGTCTATCGGAGATGCGATGGTACAGATTGGCCAGAAAGATCTTCTGATAGATACGCAGGGAAACTGGGGAGATCCTATTACCGGAGACTCCGCTGCTGCTGCGAGGTATATCGAGGGACGTTTATCCAAGTTCGCCTTAGAAGTAGTTTTTAATCCGGACACTACAGACTGGCAGTTGTCTTATGATGGTAGAAACAGGGAACCCGTTACATTGCCAGTAAAATTTCCCTTGTTACTGGCTCAGGGAGCGGAAGGTATTGCGGTAGGTTTAGCGACAAAGGTAATGCCTCATAACTTTATTGAACTCATCGATGCATCAATAGAAGTGCTTAGAGGAAACAGACCAAATATACTTCCTGATTTTCCCACCGGAGGTCTGGCTGATTTTTCTCAATATAATGAAGGTCAAAGAGGCGGTAAAATCAGAGTTAGGGCTAAAATATCAGAACTGGATAAAAAGACTTTGGTTATTAGTGAGATTCCTTACTCCACTACCACTACTGGCTTAATTGACAGTATCATTGCAGCCAATGATAAGGGAAAGATAAAAATCAAGAAAATAGAGGATAATACTGCTAAAAACGTAGAAATAGTTATCCATCTGGCTCCTGGTATCTCTCCGGACCTGACAATAGATGCACTTTACGCATTTACCGCTTGTGAAACTTCCATATCACCAAACACCTGTGTAATAAAGAAAGACAAGCCGCATTTTATGAGTGTTAATGATATACTCATAGAAAGCACAAATTATACAAAAGCATTACTGAAGAGAGAGCTTGAAATTAAACTTCATGACCTGCAGGAGAAGATTTTTTTCAGTTCTTTATTAAAGATATTTATTCAGGAAGGAATGTATAAAAATCCTGAATATGAAAATTCATCAAACTTTGAAGAAGTAGTTAAAGTATTACACCGTTTGTTCGATCCTTTTAAATCTTCTCTATATCGCGAGATAGAGGCAGAAGATTTTAAGAAGTTGATTGATAAACCAATGAGTAGTATTACACGGTTTGACGTGAAGAAGGCAGATGAACAGATGGCTGCTTTAGAAAAAGATATTACTCTGGTTAAGAAAAACTTAAGACACCTTACAGACTTCGCTATAGATTACTTTCTGAGACTGAAAGATAAATTTGGTAAGGGAAGGGAACGTAAAACAGAAATCAGGGCTTTTGATAGAGTAGAAGCAGCGCATGTTGCCCTGGCGAACGTTAAATTCTATGTAAACCGTGAGGATGGATTTGTTGGAACCGGCTTAAAAAAAGACGAATATCTATTCGACTGTTCTGATATCGACGATATCATTGTTTTCCGTGAAGACGGAAGTTTTATAGTAACCAAGGTACAGGATAAAACTTTCGTTGGGAAAGGGATTTTACATGTCGGAATCTTTAAGAAGAATGATGACAGAACAACTTATAACATGATTTATCGCGATGGTAAATCCGGGACGGCTTATATCAAACGTTTTGCTGTAGGTGGGGTTACCAGGGATAAGGAATACGACTTAACTAAAGGCACCAAGGGATCGAAAGTATTGTATTTTACGGCAAATCCTAATGGGGAGGCTGAGGTTGTTAATATCGCATTAAAACCGATGTCTAAACTTAGGAAGCTAAGCTTTGATATTGATTTTGCAGAAATAGCAATCAAAGGAAGAGGCTCGCAGGGAAATATTGCAACCAAATTCGCTATTAAGAAAATCACCCTGAAATCAAAAGGAGTGTCGACACTTGCCGGAAGAAAGATTTGGTATGACGATATCGTAAAACGTTTGAATGAAAATGGTCACGGTAAATTCTTAGGAGAATTTCAGGCGGAAGATAAAATACTTTGCGTTTTTGAAGATGGTAGTTATGAATTGAGCAGTTTCGATTTAACGAATCATTTTGATGATAAGATGATAAGAATCGAAAAGTATGATCCAGAGCGAATTTACGCTGCAATCCATCTCGATGGCAAGTCTAAAAATTACTACATCAAGCGTTTTAAATTCGAGGATATTGCAATAGGTAAACGTTTTGGCTTTATCAACGAGGACCCGGGCTCTAAATTATTGATCCTGACAAAGGCTAAAAATCCGATCGTTAAAATAGAGTCTCTAAAAGGTAAAACCCAGCTTCATGACGAAGTGGAAGTTGATCTTTCAGAAATGATAGATGTTAAAGGAATAAAGGCTCAGGGAAACAGGTTGAGTCCTAACGATGTGCAAAAAGTAACCTTGTTAACAGAGGAAGAAACGGAAGAAAAAGAAGAGCTAGACGAGGAAAACATTGACGTAGAGGGAGGGTTTGATGAAAGCGAGGACGAATCGGCTGAAGAAGAGACTGAAACTCCTTTGGAAACCCCTAAGCCTAAGTTTGTGTCCGACTTTAAACAAACAAAAAAAGTAGACTTTGAAATAACTAATCCAGAAGACCTGGAGGATAACGGGCAGCTGGATTTATTTTAA
- a CDS encoding four helix bundle protein, translated as MKPDNLILDKSFEFSLLIIAFYKTMIVHKEFVLSKQLLRSSTSIGANVREASAAQTKKDFIAKMSIASKEARESEYWLLLIEKSKIVDIDCSIELQKATELIRILTSIVKTAQASLNQNN; from the coding sequence ATGAAGCCTGATAATCTAATTTTAGATAAATCCTTTGAATTTTCATTGTTAATAATAGCGTTTTATAAGACAATGATTGTTCATAAAGAATTTGTACTCTCCAAGCAATTGTTAAGAAGTTCAACAAGTATTGGTGCAAATGTTAGAGAGGCTTCTGCAGCACAAACAAAAAAAGATTTTATAGCAAAAATGTCAATAGCCTCAAAAGAAGCAAGAGAAAGTGAATATTGGCTTTTATTAATAGAGAAAAGTAAAATCGTAGATATAGACTGTTCTATAGAGCTTCAAAAAGCAACAGAGCTAATTAGAATTTTGACATCTATAGTAAAAACTGCTCAAGCAAGTTTAAATCAAAATAATTAA
- a CDS encoding DNA topoisomerase IV subunit B, producing MAELSVNYSEDSIRSLDWKEHIRLRPGMYIGKLGDGSAYDDGIYVLLKEIVDNSIDEFVMGAGKTIDISVYDHKIYVRDYGRGIPLGKVIDCVSKINTGGKYDSKAFQKSVGLNGVGTKAVNALSSTFTVQSYRDGKSKKAEFTKGELIGDNPEIETTQRNGTSIHFVPDDTIFRNFRFIPEFVENMIWNYVFLNAGLTINFNNQKYFSEKGLHDLLIRNTDAETNRYPIIHLKGEDIEIAMTHGQQYGEEYYSFVNGQHTTQGGTHQQAFREAVVKTIREFYKKEFDASDIRASIVAAISIRVQEPVFESQTKTKLGSLNVGPDGPTVRTFINDFVKKELDDYLHKHPDVADGLLKRILQSERERKDIAGIKKLANERAKKASLHNRKLRDCKWHLDDEKQPEENRKKTTLFITEGDSASGSITKARDVNTQGVFSLKGKPLNSFGLTKKVVYENEEFNLLQHALNIEDGLDGLRYNNIVIATDADVDGMHIRLLLLTFFLQFFPDLVKTGHVYILQTPLFRVRNKKETIYCYSDEERVLAINKLGNKPEITRFKGLGEISPNEFEGFIGEDMRLDPVILSSDVKIKNLLEYYMGKNTPERQKHIVQNLRIEKDEADIIAKAEADAEAETLVVA from the coding sequence ATGGCAGAACTTAGTGTAAATTACAGTGAAGATAGTATCCGTTCCCTGGATTGGAAAGAACATATACGGTTAAGACCCGGTATGTATATTGGAAAACTAGGAGATGGCTCGGCTTATGACGATGGTATATACGTTCTTTTAAAAGAGATTGTCGACAACTCTATCGACGAGTTCGTTATGGGAGCTGGAAAAACAATCGACATTTCTGTTTATGACCACAAAATTTATGTCAGAGATTATGGTCGTGGAATCCCTTTAGGTAAAGTGATTGATTGTGTTAGCAAGATTAATACCGGAGGTAAATATGATTCCAAAGCTTTCCAAAAGTCGGTAGGATTGAATGGTGTTGGTACTAAAGCTGTGAATGCACTATCGTCAACATTTACCGTACAGTCTTATCGTGATGGAAAATCAAAAAAGGCCGAATTTACCAAAGGGGAGTTAATTGGCGATAATCCTGAAATAGAGACAACACAAAGAAATGGAACTTCAATCCATTTTGTTCCCGACGATACCATTTTTAGAAACTTTAGATTTATACCGGAGTTTGTAGAGAACATGATTTGGAATTATGTTTTCCTTAATGCCGGGCTTACTATTAATTTCAATAACCAGAAATACTTTTCTGAAAAAGGTCTGCATGATCTTTTGATAAGAAATACAGACGCGGAAACAAACCGATATCCTATCATTCATTTAAAAGGTGAGGATATTGAAATAGCAATGACTCATGGACAACAATACGGAGAAGAGTATTATTCCTTTGTCAACGGCCAGCATACAACACAGGGTGGTACGCATCAACAAGCATTTAGAGAAGCTGTTGTAAAAACTATCAGAGAATTCTATAAAAAAGAATTTGACGCATCGGATATCAGGGCGTCCATTGTAGCCGCTATTTCTATCCGGGTTCAGGAACCGGTGTTTGAATCTCAAACCAAAACTAAACTTGGATCTTTGAATGTTGGTCCGGACGGTCCAACAGTAAGGACTTTTATTAACGATTTCGTAAAAAAAGAGCTGGATGATTATCTGCATAAACATCCTGATGTGGCAGATGGCCTTTTAAAACGTATTTTACAGTCGGAGAGAGAACGTAAGGATATTGCCGGAATTAAGAAGCTTGCCAATGAAAGAGCTAAGAAGGCCAGCTTACATAATCGGAAGCTGAGAGATTGTAAATGGCATTTAGACGATGAAAAGCAACCCGAGGAAAATAGAAAAAAGACTACGCTTTTTATTACAGAGGGTGATTCTGCATCTGGATCTATTACCAAAGCAAGAGATGTAAATACACAAGGCGTTTTTAGTTTGAAAGGTAAACCGCTGAACTCTTTCGGTTTGACAAAAAAAGTGGTTTATGAGAATGAGGAGTTTAACCTGCTTCAACATGCTTTGAACATCGAAGACGGCTTAGACGGTTTGCGCTATAATAATATTGTGATTGCAACAGATGCCGACGTTGACGGTATGCATATTCGTCTGCTACTGCTGACTTTCTTTTTGCAGTTCTTCCCCGATTTAGTAAAAACAGGGCATGTTTATATCTTACAAACGCCTTTATTCAGGGTAAGAAATAAGAAAGAAACGATTTATTGTTACAGTGATGAAGAGCGCGTTCTGGCTATCAATAAATTAGGTAATAAACCAGAAATAACCCGATTTAAAGGGTTAGGAGAGATTTCTCCGAATGAATTTGAAGGCTTTATAGGTGAAGATATGCGCTTGGATCCGGTAATTCTTTCTTCTGATGTAAAGATTAAGAACTTACTGGAATATTATATGGGAAAAAACACCCCGGAAAGACAAAAGCATATTGTTCAGAACTTGAGAATAGAAAAGGACGAAGCAGACATTATAGCGAAAGCAGAGGCTGACGCTGAAGCAGAGACGTTAGTGGTTGCTTAA
- a CDS encoding TatD family hydrolase gives MPLEKKFINIHSHRKPQSADEWVLRNAFHKLSTDRVKGLNYFVSVGLHPWYVDSTFEQKIEHVTTLLTLPNVLAMGEIGLDRACTVDFDLQRKAFEIQIELAETHNLPVIIHAVRTYSDLIRYLKKSSVTFILHQYRGNEEQTRQLLQLDNVFFSFGIDLINHDKVKRTFLQIPLNKVFLETDVADLSIQSVYKEAAFLLGKNTTELQEHIYKTFKSISHF, from the coding sequence ATGCCGTTAGAAAAGAAATTTATCAATATCCATTCACATAGAAAGCCCCAATCTGCTGATGAGTGGGTATTGAGAAATGCTTTTCACAAACTATCTACAGATCGGGTTAAAGGACTGAATTATTTCGTTTCTGTCGGATTGCATCCCTGGTATGTTGATTCAACGTTTGAGCAGAAGATCGAACATGTTACTACTCTTTTAACCTTGCCTAATGTGCTGGCTATGGGTGAAATTGGTTTAGATCGGGCTTGTACTGTTGATTTTGACCTTCAGCGAAAAGCTTTTGAAATACAGATTGAATTGGCAGAAACTCATAACTTACCAGTTATTATTCATGCGGTAAGAACGTATTCTGATTTAATACGCTATCTGAAAAAATCATCTGTAACCTTTATTTTACATCAATATAGAGGGAATGAGGAGCAAACCAGACAATTATTGCAATTAGATAATGTGTTTTTTTCTTTTGGCATAGATTTAATCAATCATGATAAAGTAAAGCGTACATTTTTGCAAATTCCGTTAAACAAAGTTTTTTTAGAAACAGATGTGGCTGATCTCTCCATTCAATCGGTATACAAAGAAGCAGCTTTTTTATTGGGCAAGAATACAACTGAATTGCAAGAACATATTTATAAAACTTTTAAAAGTATAAGTCATTTTTAA
- a CDS encoding DUF4403 family protein, protein MHKRISSLLVISGILLNACSTSKKIEAIKPLADYSSDKVIYDKQLSYINIPLEIGVAEIQSQTNKYLNGILYEDKNINDDNIAVKVTKEAPITIREQGGNLYIDLPLRVNGKVRYGFEKLGLSMYDTRDFYMNGTISLISAVGFKDWKLNTRTVISDIKWKESPSVQIAGKNMPVTYLINPAITVFKSIVAKKVDDAIAETLDIKPYVLEALDKLAEPFQVNQEYNTWFSVQAQELYSTRAVVANKKVKVGLGAKTYFETVVGQKPEKVSVKNIPLKSVDKIQDQFKANVAAYVTYRYAAGEIQKNLSGQKFESGKKYVSITKIDLWGKEGKMIVAADMIGSVNGTFYLVGVPVYDAVKKEVILDQVDFILDSKSKLLRTADWLAHGMIVKKIAENCRFSIANQLSDGEKAMKGYLNNYQPAKGIIVNGTLGTLSPDKIILTPNAIVAMVTANGKVNIKIEGMD, encoded by the coding sequence ATGCATAAGCGTATCTCATCCCTGCTTGTTATTTCAGGGATTCTTCTAAATGCCTGTAGTACAAGTAAAAAAATAGAGGCAATAAAACCACTTGCTGATTATTCTTCAGATAAAGTTATTTACGATAAACAACTTTCTTATATCAATATTCCGCTTGAGATTGGAGTTGCGGAAATTCAAAGTCAAACCAATAAATACTTAAATGGTATTCTTTATGAGGATAAGAATATTAACGATGATAATATTGCAGTTAAAGTAACTAAAGAGGCTCCGATAACGATAAGAGAACAGGGAGGGAATTTGTATATTGATCTTCCTTTACGGGTAAATGGAAAAGTAAGGTATGGGTTTGAAAAGTTAGGATTGTCTATGTATGATACTCGTGATTTCTATATGAACGGGACAATTAGTCTGATATCTGCTGTGGGTTTTAAGGACTGGAAATTGAATACGAGGACTGTAATTTCAGATATAAAATGGAAGGAAAGCCCATCTGTACAGATCGCAGGAAAAAACATGCCTGTTACTTATTTAATTAATCCCGCGATAACGGTATTTAAATCTATCGTGGCAAAGAAAGTAGATGATGCTATTGCTGAGACTTTAGATATTAAACCTTATGTTTTAGAAGCATTAGATAAGTTGGCCGAGCCATTTCAGGTCAATCAGGAATACAATACCTGGTTTTCTGTGCAAGCGCAGGAATTATATAGTACAAGGGCCGTAGTTGCGAATAAGAAAGTTAAGGTTGGGCTAGGGGCCAAAACCTATTTTGAAACGGTAGTAGGGCAGAAGCCGGAAAAGGTATCAGTTAAAAACATTCCGTTGAAATCGGTAGACAAAATTCAGGATCAGTTTAAAGCTAACGTAGCTGCTTATGTCACTTATCGTTATGCTGCAGGGGAAATTCAAAAGAATTTGTCTGGGCAAAAATTTGAATCAGGTAAAAAATATGTAAGCATAACCAAAATAGATTTATGGGGAAAGGAAGGTAAAATGATTGTTGCAGCCGACATGATTGGTTCTGTAAACGGAACATTTTATCTTGTTGGTGTACCCGTTTATGATGCGGTTAAAAAGGAAGTGATTTTAGATCAGGTTGATTTTATACTTGACTCAAAAAGCAAGCTTTTAAGAACAGCAGACTGGTTAGCGCATGGTATGATTGTAAAGAAAATAGCTGAAAATTGCAGATTTTCTATTGCTAACCAGCTTTCTGATGGGGAGAAGGCAATGAAAGGGTATCTCAACAATTATCAGCCAGCAAAAGGAATTATAGTCAACGGTACTTTAGGGACATTAAGTCCAGATAAGATTATACTCACACCGAATGCAATTGTTGCTATGGTAACTGCAAACGGGAAAGTAAATATTAAGATTGAGGGAATGGATTGA
- a CDS encoding DUF5670 family protein, with protein MRILLNVIAIIFICGWVLGMFIFNDKVLVHILLVLGVFTLAINFLIIDEPIENRH; from the coding sequence ATGAGAATTTTGTTGAATGTGATAGCCATAATTTTTATATGTGGCTGGGTGTTGGGGATGTTTATTTTTAATGACAAAGTATTGGTGCATATATTGTTGGTTTTAGGAGTGTTTACTTTAGCGATAAACTTCTTAATTATAGATGAACCGATAGAAAACCGTCATTGA
- the kduD gene encoding 2-dehydro-3-deoxy-D-gluconate 5-dehydrogenase KduD, translating into MSVLNLFDLTGKKALVTGCKRGIGKAMAVALAEAGADIIGVSASLELSGSQVEKEVAALGRSFKAYKCDFSKRDDVYAFINQVKADGHQVDILINNAGTILRKPAAEHPDEYWDEVIDVNLNAQFIITREFGKDMVERGYGKVIFTASLLTFQGGINVPGYAASKGAVGSLTKAFANEWASKGVNVNAIAPGYISTDNTEALREDADRSASILSRIPAGRWGEPEDFKGPVVFLASKAGDYVHGTVLTVDGGWMGR; encoded by the coding sequence ATGAGTGTATTGAATTTATTTGATTTAACAGGAAAAAAAGCATTGGTAACCGGATGCAAAAGAGGTATTGGTAAAGCAATGGCTGTAGCTTTGGCAGAAGCGGGCGCCGATATCATTGGTGTTTCTGCATCTTTAGAGTTATCAGGAAGTCAGGTAGAAAAAGAAGTGGCAGCATTAGGTCGTTCTTTTAAAGCTTATAAATGTGATTTTTCTAAGCGTGATGATGTTTATGCTTTTATAAATCAGGTAAAGGCAGATGGTCATCAGGTAGATATTTTAATTAACAACGCAGGAACTATACTAAGAAAACCTGCAGCTGAGCATCCGGATGAATATTGGGACGAAGTGATAGATGTAAACCTTAATGCTCAATTTATAATTACCAGAGAATTTGGTAAAGATATGGTTGAGCGAGGTTATGGTAAAGTTATTTTTACAGCCTCTCTATTGACATTCCAGGGCGGTATCAATGTTCCGGGATATGCGGCAAGCAAAGGTGCTGTAGGCTCGTTGACAAAGGCTTTTGCTAATGAATGGGCTTCTAAAGGTGTAAATGTAAATGCAATTGCTCCCGGATATATAAGTACAGACAATACAGAGGCATTGAGAGAAGACGCAGATAGGAGTGCTTCTATCCTTTCAAGAATTCCTGCGGGAAGATGGGGAGAGCCGGAAGACTTTAAAGGTCCTGTAGTTTTCTTAGCGTCAAAAGCCGGAGATTATGTTCACGGAACTGTACTTACAGTAGATGGCGGCTGGATGGGAAGATAA